TACACCTGTAGCAACTTGATTATAAAACGCCTCTAATCGCTTCTGATCGTCAGCTATGGCTTCCCGATATTCTTTCATGGATGCCAATAAAATATATAACTGGTCGTCTAAATCATCGTTTTGGTTGCTCATCTTGACCATCCGCCTTTATTCAAATTAGGTGAAGCCTTTTGTTCGGCTTTTTTCATTTCTCGCTCTTGCTGTCGCTTCTGTTCCGCTTGGCGTTCTTGCTCTAAGCGTTTGGCTTCTCGGTCTTTCTGCCATTGGTCAAAGCCTTGTTCTACACGGCTGAAGCCACGTTGGAGCGTGGTTTCTTTCTGCTGTTCTTTTTGGTTCAAATATTGGGCGTTGTGCTGTTTAACTTTGTCGTTATAACGGCTAATTTCGGTGCCGATGCCTTGTCTGCGTAATTGAGTGACCGAAGTTCCCTCATGAATCGTGGCTTGTAGTCCGTTGTTTTGATCGGCATAGCTGCGGTGGTCGATTTTCTGCTGTTGTCCTGCTTGTTCCAGGGCGTGATTCGCCAGGTCTGCCCACGTTGCCCGAATTTGTTTGATGTCCTCTTGGGTTGTGCCCATGTTGAGGTTTTTTCTTTTGGCGTTACTGAGTTCAATCTCTGCTTTCGTGGTTAGAATCAGATTGTTTTCAGGGTCTAATTCCGCCTTTCGGGTGGTGAGCATGATATGGGCGTGATGGTTTTTATCATTTCCGCCTTTGCTGGGTTCGTGAATGGCTAAGTCTGCAATCACGCCATAGCGATCAACTAAGGCCGTGGCAAATGCTTTTGCCAAGTCCTTACGTTGATCTGCGTCCAATTCATCGGGTAGGGCGATTACCCATTCTCTAGCGGTTCGGGCATCTTTGCGGTTTTCGGACTGTTCCGCCAAGTTCCAAAGTTGGCTACGGTCAATTTCAATATCGAGATTCGAGATAATTTCGGAATGAGCCACGCCATCCTTTCTCGTAAAGTCGTGGGTCAGTCCTGTACGTTCATCTTTGAGCTTTTCACCTGAACGGTAAGCACTGGATGCAACCGCAGTTCGTCCAGAACTTCGGTTCACCGTTTTCGTTGAGCAATGATAAATCGCCATCGCTTAACACTTCCGACTAGCAGGGACGTAAAAACCGCATTTTTCGCATTCTCTTTTTAGGTTCTGAACGTCTCTTT
The genomic region above belongs to Acinetobacter wuhouensis and contains:
- the mobQ gene encoding MobQ family relaxase, which gives rise to MAIYHCSTKTVNRSSGRTAVASSAYRSGEKLKDERTGLTHDFTRKDGVAHSEIISNLDIEIDRSQLWNLAEQSENRKDARTAREWVIALPDELDADQRKDLAKAFATALVDRYGVIADLAIHEPSKGGNDKNHHAHIMLTTRKAELDPENNLILTTKAEIELSNAKRKNLNMGTTQEDIKQIRATWADLANHALEQAGQQQKIDHRSYADQNNGLQATIHEGTSVTQLRRQGIGTEISRYNDKVKQHNAQYLNQKEQQKETTLQRGFSRVEQGFDQWQKDREAKRLEQERQAEQKRQQEREMKKAEQKASPNLNKGGWSR